CACATAAGAAAATACTACATCATATCTATAGTCAATATCTATGTAGCCAGAAACAATATCTTCTGCATATCTGTAAACAGATTTATACATCTTTACATAATTAAATGCATTTATCTTGACAGGTACATCTAAGGAATCTAGTATCCTATTTGCGTAAGGGCCTTCATCAAGAATAACTATACTGAAACCATGCTTCAGAAAAAGTCTTGCAATAATATTTATATCATTATCGCTATAGGCTTTTTCTGGCGATATAAAGATCATTAGCCTACAACTATAGTCTTGGACAAGATGGTTCTGCAGAGTTGATTCAGCATCAATCCAGCTATCGACTAAGATAACATCTCCATAATTTTTAGCTAGATATCTAACAAAGTTAGAGGTGCCGTCCCATCTATGGTTATAAGGAGAAGCACCTCTAAATGTGATACCTTTAGCTCTGTTCTCAAAGGCTATTAAAAGAATTACAGATATAACTAGTAGAATGATAAACCATTTCAACCTCATTCTCTACACCCACTATTAAGAAGCGACATCAACACTATTGCACATCCAAGAGATATAAGGGAGGCAACATATCTTTGAAAAATGGCTAGAACTATAGCGATTAATATCACTAATACAGCTAAATACAGAAGATAATTGGTTCCCCTAATATCTCTACCCACGTTAACCACCTTCAAACATTGCTAGAATGATATCCAGAGCACCTATATCTTCATCTATCCATCTGAACAAATAGAGTGGTATAAGTATGGCGATAGACATAGACAGTATTGTCATAATTCTTTTACAAGGATTGACTTTTCTTGATACATACAATATAAGAGATATAACTAGAGCTACACTCAAAACCGATATCAACGATCTACCGAGTACTGCAGTAATGATACTATCGATAGCTATACCGAACAAAGTTACAGTAGTACTGTAACTGATGCTCTTAAACAATCCTCTAAGCGATATACAGATCTTGATAGGAGGCTCAAAAGATATGCCTAGGTAAAGAGATAGAGCTGTATAGATCAGTAAGTAGGTTGAGGGAATAACTAAAGCTAATGTAAACACTAACTCTAGATATGTGTAATTCTTAGACATTAATGTAAGTGTCAACAAAAATGCTAAAGTCAGTAAAATAAGTATAATATCTCTACCTCTTCTAGACATTGAGTCTATCCCTATGTTCTATGAGTTTAATCATTTTAATAATAGATTTTAGCCATGTCTCTCTATCAATTATATCTCTACTAAAACGAAGAGTCTCATAACCTTTAACTATGTCTTTTAATAGATCTTTGTATTCCTTATCTGAGTTACCTAATTTATGTAGTATCTTGCTATATATTTCTCTATGTGTCTCATTGTTACTTATCTTTACATCGAAAACATGAGCAATACTATATATAAGGTTCCAAAATAGATCGAAATGTGATTGACTATGTACGTTTCTTTCAATATTGTCAATAGAAGTATTACTTATAGATAGTAATCTTAATATATACCTTAGAAGATGTTTTCTTCCGACTATCACTAAGATAGTTACTGCTATACCTGTAGAAAATGTTATATAGATAGTCAATGGTATAGTATAGAGTAGAGGGTTAGATACATCTCTACCTATTTCCACAATATTATCTTGCTCTATAGAGCTCTGTATTGATGTGGCATCAGTATCTATTGACACAACTATATCGATATTGATACTATTAACCTTTTCAATATATTTGCTGAGCTTTTTCTCAACATTCTCTATATAGTCTGGTATTTTTGTATCGATATCAGTAAAGAACTTTAAGTTGATGTCGGTACTGTTTGAGAGATCGCTAAATAATGTGGCATTCTCTTTGCTATACATATCAATAAGATTAAATGGTATGCCAATGTATGTTAAGTTATTTACAAAGTTTTCACTATCTGAATAGTTAACATATGTAGGTGTATACACGATTTCGATAGGCATATCTCTTAATCTTTCACTAAACTCTATGCTATCTAGTAAAGCTATTATCTTGTCTGAATCTATACTCATAACATAGCTAATTATCTTAGGAATATCTTCAGTAGATATGGTTATTCCCTTCTCTTTGAGACTTGAAGCCAAAGCTATAGCTTTACTAAGTATATATTCAACATCTTGAATAGTTAGAGGTTTACGAACCTCATTTTTGTTAGTCTCAATTAGTATTTGTTCTACTGATGAGTATGGATTTCGTTCAATTATATTGATGTTCGATTTAGACAAGAAATCTTCTAGGAATAGGTATACAACAATAGATTCTTCGTATAATAGTTTGTCCATGATGTTCTCTAGAGTGTCTCTATATATTCCTCTGCCTTGGAGGGCCATCTTTATTGTGTAAATCTTGCTTATGATCGAGAATAAGTATTCTTGTGATACATTCTCCCCTAAAAGAACTAGATACTCAATCAATGTATCTAGATCGCTATAGCGATACCTACAATGGCTATCTCCATAGAGTATATTCAGCAAGAGATTAGCAAAGGGATTTCCACATGTTCTACCACTACTTATCGATATGTTGAAGTTAGCTGTGATAGTCAGTATAAGGTTTAAGATATCTCTATCGTCTATATTGCTTGATCCATAAGCAAATCTCTTTAGAGTCCTAAGCTGAAGAGCTCCAATGAAAATCGATAATGAGGGTTCTGTATATATATGGTTAAATATGTGTATGGCATTGTTCTTTAAATCTCTATAACTATGCACCTTGATATCACGGTATCGCGAAATATTTACAGAATTAAGCCATCTAAATAGTACTTCGAATGAATATAGATCTTTTGTAGCTACTTCAGAAATAGTTTCTGAATGTCTAGTGGTATCTAGGGCATATGCTATAGAGTATGTTGAACAAATAGATGTTAAGACAATTATTATGAGGATGATTGCCTTAGCACGAATATGCACGTTTATTCACATCAGCTTATATACGTTTAACAAAGTTAATAATTTGTTGTAAAAAATGACGATATTTAGTAAGATTATCAAAAATGTTGTTGAAGAATCTGCTAAAGTACTTGTTGCAAGAGAAAAACATGTGACAATGATTGTTTTCTCGGTTATAGCTGAAGGTCATGTACTTATAGAGGGTGTACCCGGGATAGCTAAAACACTAACAGCTAAGGTTGTAGCAAAACTACTTAATCTGAAGTTCTCAAGAGTTCAATGCACTATAGATACCCTTCCATCTGATATAATCGGTAGCAAAGTATATAATCAGAAGATAGGTGATTTCGAGACAAAAATCGGGCCTATATTTACTAACATTCTTCTTGTTGATGAGATAAATAGAGCTTCTCCAAGGACTCAGAGTGCTTTACTTGAAGCTATGCAGGAAAGACAGGTTACAATAGATGGTGAAACTATAGCTCTACCTAGACCCTTTGTTGTATTAGCTACACAGAACCCTATAGAACATGAAGGTACATTTCCATTGCCAGAAGCTCAACTAGATCGATTCTATATAAAACTGACTATGGGTCTGCTTGATAGAGTTGCCTTGATGAACCTACTTAAAAGAGATTTGAAAATCATTGAGAAAGAGTATTGGTATCTAAAACCTGTAGCAGATGTTAACGATATAATTAATGCATCTAAAGAGATAGAGAAAGTCTATGTAGATAGCTCTATATTCGAGTATATCGCGAATATATTCGAGTATAGTCATAGACATGAAGCAGTTCAATTAGGAATAACACCTAGAGGAGCTCTAATGCTTCTTCAGCTAGCTAAAGAGTTTGCTTTAGCTGATGAACGAGATTATGTAATACCAGACGATGTAAAGAATGCTGCTGTACCTGCACTTGCGCATAGATTTCTAATAAAACCAGAATTTTTAGCAGAAGGATATACTGGTGAAAGGATTGTTCAAGAGATTCTAGCAAATGTTGAAGTTCCCCGACCTTAAGGGTATATGGATGCTGAAGCATAGGATAGATAGAATAGTCATTGGCAAAGGCTTTTATATACTGGTAGTATCTACTCTACTTACATATATGGTTGTTGATGGAGTAGGTTTAGGATATCCTATTGGGAACACTCTTTTGCTTTACCTACTAATTACAGACACATTCTTTGTAATAACATCTATAGCGTTACTGCAAAATCTAAATAGAATTGATATAGAGGTAGAGCAAAAAGATGTATTGACATCTGTTGAGGGTATGGAATTAGGTATGAAGATTATTTTTAGTCATAGTAGAATATTCAGATTTATTGTTATCAACAACATTGAAATAAAGAGCGATAGAGGTTTATGGATTAGTAGATGGAGAATCAATGATGAAGGATACATAGATCTATATGTAACTGGTTATCCAGGTATGCACAAAGTTTATGGCTATAGAATAGAGGTTTCAACACCATTATCTATACATAGAGCGGAACTCAATATAGACTTCGATATAGCTAAAGAAATACGTTTTGCTCCTACAAAACATGTACCTAGATTCAATATCGAGCTAGTTTTACCGTATCTACAGATATTTGAAGGCAGATCTTCGAAAAGAAAAGGGGTAGGAGCTGAGGTGATGAGTATAAGAGAGTTTACGTCTGGTGATGATCATAGAAGAATTCATTGGAAGGCTACAGCTAGAGTAGGTAAACTCATGGTTAAAGAATATGAACATAAGGTATATAGAAACGCACTAGTAATAGTGTCTATACATAAAGACTTCTTTGTCGGTGAACCAGCTCCACTTCTATATCTGGTAAAGCTTGTGATAGATGTTGTTGAAAGTCTTTTGTCCAAGGGAATGAACATAGTATTGGGTGTCATAACGGAGAGAAACATCAAGATGTCTACAGTTATTGATAGATCTAGACTTTATGAAGTCTACAGAATTCTGTCGGAAATAGAGTGGCTTATAGATATTGATAGGTATAGTAGTAGTAATAGGTTACTTAGATGGTTTACACAAACAGTTGCAAGAGATGTCTGTAGAGAACCCTGTATAGTGTTTTTAGTGGTAGATCCTCTAGATAGTATGGATATAGACAGTATTGCGAATATATATAGAACGCTTAATCAACAAAAACATAAAGTTAAAGTACTTCTCACAACACCACTAGCTATAAGGTTTATGTATACAGCTAGAGTTGAAATTGCTGATGTAGATATGCTCCAGAAGGAAGCCACAAGGTTGAAGAATATCATCCATACTCTTAAGGTAGGTGATGTGTATCTTCCAACAGCATATCTAAAGTTCTAGCAAACTCTACATCAGAGATATCGAGATCGTGTAGTAAACATATGGATTAATGCATTGATTTCTCAAATCTTATTAATACGAGTCAATATAGACATCATGGTTCTAGCATTTTCCAGCATCCAGTGATCATTATTGAAAAACACGTATATTTTCTTAGGGTTCAATTCTACAATTCTTCTAGCTATATCTTCGAGTTCTTCATAGCTGTATTCATAAGCATACCATGTGTAACTTCCATGCAGTCTCATATAGACTATATTGTTGGAAGATACAATCCATCTACCAATAGGCGAATCTATTGAAACTATTGTTGCATTAAATTTCTTGAGCTGGTCAATAACGTTGAACCAACTGTTATGCCTAAACTCAATAGCGAGTCTTTCACCAAGTGCAACAATTTTTGCAAACTGCTTTAGTTTCTCAATATTTTCATCAGATGCAACAAAATTAGGGGGCATTTGAAATAAATAGAAGTCTATATACATATCAAGAGGGGTGAATAACTCATAGAATTTCCTCCATATGTCTATAGCTTTATAGCTAAGTTTTCTGTAATGAGTTATACCTCTAAACACCTTAACAGCCCATCTGATACCGTAGATCGATGTTTTCTTAGCCCAACTCGATACTTGATTACGGAAAGGGAATCGATAAAAAGAGGCATTAAGTTCAATAGCATTAAGTCTAGAGTTCTGTAAATACCAATTGAGAGTTCCATCGATATTCCAATCATATAGCCATCCAGAAGTACCTATAAATATCTCCATAGATCTACATCCAAAAATTCTAGATCTAGAGATGGAATTAAAGTTTAGCTTTTGTTCCAATTTTGTTTAAGTGTTTTATGTAGATTGAAATAGTCATCATATTGGCTCTAGATTCTTAATCCTCTAGAGTTGTTTTTTCAAATATCTTTGAAGCACTATAAGCAAATACTATAGAGGTGAAGGTAAGTACTGCTAGATCTAGTAAAGGATTCATTGGAGGAATACCCACATCTGCACCTGTAAGCCAGTATCTTACACCGTGTACAGTATAGCTGAGGGGATTAAATATTGCTACATGTTTCATCCATTCCGGCATAGTTGTTATAGGATAGAATACGCCACTTAAGAACATTACAGGCATATTGAATATGTTGATGATCATCTGAAATCCTTCTATACTTGCCAATTTCAATGCTATTACTATTCCGAGAGACGTAAATGCTATTGAGGTTATGAATAGATAGGGAAGAGATACAAGTACTCCTAGGGGATTTAACGAACGTGATATTGTGAATCCTATACACATTACTACAAAACCGTTAAAGGTGTTTATGATAGAATCTCCAACTATTCTTCCCAGAATTACTACACCTCTAGGTGCTGGAGCTACAAGCGATTCTTTAAGAAACCCAAATTGTTTATCCCATATAACGCTTATCCCAGCTATAAAGCTACCCATAAACACAGACATAGTGGCCATACCGCTAACCATGAATGTTGCATAATCAAGTCCTCCAAACCTACTATTGACCATCTGCTGAACGTATTTAGCTATAGTATCCATAATGTTACCTACATTGGGTAAAGCGTCAATACCTGGAGGAGCTACATCTTTTGGTGTAAACGTGAATACTGTACTCATTCCAAGACCCATGAATATCATCCATAGAAGAGGATTCAGAAAGACAGAAATCACTCTAGATCTTGCACTCCACCATCTCTTTACATGTCTATATACCATTGCTATAAAGGGAGATAAGTCTAAGCTCATTCTCATGTCACCTCCATATTCTGAATCTAGGTGGAATAGATGTTGATTCAAGTGAATCTCTAAGTTCTTTACCAGTTAGATGTAGAAATACCTCATTTAGTGTAGGTCTACGGTAACTCACTTCTTTAACTTTAACCCCTAGTCTATCTACTATTGAGAATATCTCTGGGAGAGCTTTTGAAGCATTATCTACAACAATTTCTACTCTATCTAATGAAATCCATCTACAGCTATTAACGAACTTTATAGTTTCACATATATCTATATTTCTATTATCCAAAGTTACATATATAACATCGCTTCCAATCATAGACTTAAGCTCTTCAACACTACCCTCAGCTATAATTTTTCCGTGATCCATTATAGCTATCCTATGCGCAAGTTCTTCAGCTTCATCCATATAGTGTGTGGTCATCAGTATGGTCATATCTTTCTCTTTCTTCAATCTTTTTATGTAGTCCCATATCCTTGCCCTAGATTGGGGATCTAAACCAATAGTTGGTTCATCTAGAATCAGCAACTCTGGTTCATGAAGAAGACCTCTAGCTATCTCAAGTCTTCTCCTCATACCTCCACTAAAGTATCTTACATATTTAGATGCATATTCCTTTAGTTCAACAAATTCCAGTAAATTCATTATCTTCTTCTCAAGTTCTGGACCCCTCAGTCCATAGAGTTTTCCATGAATATACATATTATCATATGCAGTTAGATCTAGATCTAGACTAGGATCCTGAAACACTATGCCTATGTGTTTCCTAACCTTATCTGGATTCTCAACAACATCGTATCCAGCTACAAAAACATTTCCGCTTGTTGGTTTAAGTATTGTAGCTATTATATGGATAGTTGTTGTTTTTCCAGCTCCATTAGGACCTAAAAGAGCATATATCTCGCCTCTCCTGATCTTAAAGCTTATACCATTAACAGCAACTACATCTTTGAATTTCTTAACGAGATTTTCAACAGCAACTATATCCATTTCTACCAACCTATAACCTTATTGATATCTTTAACAAAGTTCTCTATAACATTCCTGAGATACTCGATCTTCTCGTTAGACATTCTGTCGAGAGACCCAAAGATATTATAAGCAACTTTCAGAAGCTTATGCAACTCTATCTCTTTTGCTCTTCTGAAACGCTCGATATATATATCAACACGATTAACTAAATCCTTATTATCTTCAAGAAACTTTCTACCTTTCTCTGAAAGCTTATACAGTCTAACTCTTCTTCCACCAAAATAAGTTACAGTAACATCAACTAGATCCTCTTTCTCAAGTTTCTTAAGCAGCATATATATGTGGCCGGGACTTGGAACAAAACCTGTGATCTCATTAATTCTCTTCATAATCTCATAACCATTTAGAGGTCTCTCTACAAGAAGCTTAAGGACAAAAGCTTTAGCTATCCCTCTATCCATAGGTCTCATAATATATCTCCAGATATATCTCGAGTACTATCATCAGAAATACGTAAAGAGAAAATATAAGTGTTCTTCGCGAATATGTAGAAACTCGTCAGAATTTAGTACAGTCATTTAGAATACCTCTAAACATGTTCTTTAGCAGGTCTCGATATAGATAGATGTTGATCCATCTGTTTTACCTATATCGACAACTATTGAGAGCATTAATAACAAATAAGTTAGCTCTATACTCTTTATCTAAAGTTGATTTAGGACCATGTCCTGGTAACACTATTGTTTCTAGAGGATATAAGCTATAGATTTTGCACAAACTCTTCAGAAGATCTTCTTCACAACCTCCAGGTAGTTCAGTAGTTCCTACAGATCCAGAGAATAGTGTATCACCTGTCAATAGCGAAGATATAGATGGTATATAGATAGTTATTGAGCCTGGTGTATGTCCAGGTGTGTGCAGTATGTATACCTCTATAGATTTAAATCTATGATACCCCTCTCTATCAATAACCTTATCTGGCTCTACCTTTCTGTAATCTATATTGAACTGTCTAGCCAAATCATAGTTATAATCTAGAATCTCGAGATCGTCTCTATGGATTAGGAATTCTGCATCAAATTTGTCTCTAAGTTTATTAACACCTTCTAAATGATCAAAATGTCCATGAGTTGCCATAATTGCTACTATATTCAAACCCATAGATTTTATCCATTCTACTAAATCCTTACCATAACCACCTGGATCAACTATAATGCCATCTAATGTATGTTCATTGTACACTACATAGGTATTAGTATTAAAGAATCCTAGGACAAATAACTTAATGCTATACATAGATACAACCTATGTAATTAATTTAATAACCAAAATTTTATGTCTAACTATCTCTAGAGCTCTAACTATGCATCAGCGTTCTGCCTTTTGTAGATAGTAATCTGCAGTACAGATAATAGTAGTTGCCTTATATCTGGGAATACTGTATCTTTATATCTTTCTATATGGTTAAGTTATACAGGATTTAGATGTTTGTTAAATTATGGATTAGGATGTATATAGAATAAGAGATTCTAAATACAAGAAGATCTATGCTGTAGATTTGTGGATACTATGGGGAATCAGTATTTGTGTAGTTTTAGTAGTGGTGATTGATGATGTGGGTATCTATAGTCATTTGATCTAAATAGATTGAATAGCGGGTTTATCTATGCTAACTTTATTTACAGCTTATTTCTGATTTAGAGTGAAAAATTTTTATTCTAGTTGTAGGTGTTGAGGATCTTTATATAGTGATAATCTCATGAGCAAGATATGGTATATAGTTGTAGCGTTCATGTCTATGCTTTTTGCAAGCTTTGGAACAGCAGGATCTCTATTCATACTCTACATTAAAGATATCTATGGACTTGACAACATTACACCTATAGCAATTGGAGCTACTATATCTAGTGGAGTATCTATTGCAGCTATGATTGTCATGGGCTATCTATACGATAGATACGGCTTGTTTGTGCCAATGATTACAGCTACAGGATCTATGGCTGGATGGAGTTTTTGTATAGGTTATATGGGTAGGTTTTCGTCTTGGTATCAAGCGTCTACTGTATGGTATG
This genomic interval from Ignisphaera sp. contains the following:
- a CDS encoding PadR family transcriptional regulator, producing the protein MRPMDRGIAKAFVLKLLVERPLNGYEIMKRINEITGFVPSPGHIYMLLKKLEKEDLVDVTVTYFGGRRVRLYKLSEKGRKFLEDNKDLVNRVDIYIERFRRAKEIELHKLLKVAYNIFGSLDRMSNEKIEYLRNVIENFVKDINKVIGW
- a CDS encoding MoxR family ATPase, whose protein sequence is MTIFSKIIKNVVEESAKVLVAREKHVTMIVFSVIAEGHVLIEGVPGIAKTLTAKVVAKLLNLKFSRVQCTIDTLPSDIIGSKVYNQKIGDFETKIGPIFTNILLVDEINRASPRTQSALLEAMQERQVTIDGETIALPRPFVVLATQNPIEHEGTFPLPEAQLDRFYIKLTMGLLDRVALMNLLKRDLKIIEKEYWYLKPVADVNDIINASKEIEKVYVDSSIFEYIANIFEYSHRHEAVQLGITPRGALMLLQLAKEFALADERDYVIPDDVKNAAVPALAHRFLIKPEFLAEGYTGERIVQEILANVEVPRP
- a CDS encoding ATP-binding cassette domain-containing protein, producing the protein MDIVAVENLVKKFKDVVAVNGISFKIRRGEIYALLGPNGAGKTTTIHIIATILKPTSGNVFVAGYDVVENPDKVRKHIGIVFQDPSLDLDLTAYDNMYIHGKLYGLRGPELEKKIMNLLEFVELKEYASKYVRYFSGGMRRRLEIARGLLHEPELLILDEPTIGLDPQSRARIWDYIKRLKKEKDMTILMTTHYMDEAEELAHRIAIMDHGKIIAEGSVEELKSMIGSDVIYVTLDNRNIDICETIKFVNSCRWISLDRVEIVVDNASKALPEIFSIVDRLGVKVKEVSYRRPTLNEVFLHLTGKELRDSLESTSIPPRFRIWR
- a CDS encoding MBL fold metallo-hydrolase; translation: MYSIKLFVLGFFNTNTYVVYNEHTLDGIIVDPGGYGKDLVEWIKSMGLNIVAIMATHGHFDHLEGVNKLRDKFDAEFLIHRDDLEILDYNYDLARQFNIDYRKVEPDKVIDREGYHRFKSIEVYILHTPGHTPGSITIYIPSISSLLTGDTLFSGSVGTTELPGGCEEDLLKSLCKIYSLYPLETIVLPGHGPKSTLDKEYRANLFVINALNSCRYR
- a CDS encoding DUF72 domain-containing protein; this translates as MEIFIGTSGWLYDWNIDGTLNWYLQNSRLNAIELNASFYRFPFRNQVSSWAKKTSIYGIRWAVKVFRGITHYRKLSYKAIDIWRKFYELFTPLDMYIDFYLFQMPPNFVASDENIEKLKQFAKIVALGERLAIEFRHNSWFNVIDQLKKFNATIVSIDSPIGRWIVSSNNIVYMRLHGSYTWYAYEYSYEELEDIARRIVELNPKKIYVFFNNDHWMLENARTMMSILTRINKI
- a CDS encoding DUF58 domain-containing protein, with the translated sequence MLKHRIDRIVIGKGFYILVVSTLLTYMVVDGVGLGYPIGNTLLLYLLITDTFFVITSIALLQNLNRIDIEVEQKDVLTSVEGMELGMKIIFSHSRIFRFIVINNIEIKSDRGLWISRWRINDEGYIDLYVTGYPGMHKVYGYRIEVSTPLSIHRAELNIDFDIAKEIRFAPTKHVPRFNIELVLPYLQIFEGRSSKRKGVGAEVMSIREFTSGDDHRRIHWKATARVGKLMVKEYEHKVYRNALVIVSIHKDFFVGEPAPLLYLVKLVIDVVESLLSKGMNIVLGVITERNIKMSTVIDRSRLYEVYRILSEIEWLIDIDRYSSSNRLLRWFTQTVARDVCREPCIVFLVVDPLDSMDIDSIANIYRTLNQQKHKVKVLLTTPLAIRFMYTARVEIADVDMLQKEATRLKNIIHTLKVGDVYLPTAYLKF
- a CDS encoding ABC transporter permease; its protein translation is MSLDLSPFIAMVYRHVKRWWSARSRVISVFLNPLLWMIFMGLGMSTVFTFTPKDVAPPGIDALPNVGNIMDTIAKYVQQMVNSRFGGLDYATFMVSGMATMSVFMGSFIAGISVIWDKQFGFLKESLVAPAPRGVVILGRIVGDSIINTFNGFVVMCIGFTISRSLNPLGVLVSLPYLFITSIAFTSLGIVIALKLASIEGFQMIINIFNMPVMFLSGVFYPITTMPEWMKHVAIFNPLSYTVHGVRYWLTGADVGIPPMNPLLDLAVLTFTSIVFAYSASKIFEKTTLED